In the genome of Actinomadura graeca, one region contains:
- a CDS encoding TIGR03943 family putative permease subunit: MTRSAQNLLLVLIGGAVLWITLASGEYVNYVKPGFRYLLVPAGGVLVLLGAAGLRREWRDTDGHRDEEDGHGDSADAHGHDHSRGPRVAWLLCLPVLAIFVIAPPALGSFTASRDGRPAPPPAPPAQGFGALPRGGAPIPMTMGEFIGRSYEAQTGAPASLAGVPVRLTGFVTPRKSGGWQVTRLKMACCAGDAIPFPVIVRGLPQPPADAWVQVDGTWRPPAPGTAATGVHELHGSAVRRVAKPRNPYE; the protein is encoded by the coding sequence GTGACGCGGTCCGCCCAGAACCTGCTGCTCGTCCTCATCGGCGGCGCGGTGCTGTGGATCACTCTGGCCAGCGGCGAGTACGTCAACTACGTCAAGCCGGGGTTCCGCTACCTGCTGGTCCCCGCCGGAGGCGTCCTCGTCCTGCTGGGGGCCGCCGGGCTGCGCCGCGAGTGGCGCGACACGGACGGCCACCGCGACGAAGAGGACGGCCATGGGGATTCCGCCGACGCCCACGGGCACGACCATTCACGGGGACCCCGGGTCGCCTGGCTGCTGTGCCTGCCGGTCCTCGCGATCTTCGTGATCGCGCCGCCGGCCCTCGGCTCGTTCACGGCCTCCCGCGACGGCCGCCCGGCGCCTCCCCCGGCACCGCCCGCCCAGGGCTTCGGCGCCCTCCCCCGCGGTGGCGCCCCGATCCCCATGACCATGGGAGAGTTCATCGGCCGGTCCTACGAGGCCCAGACGGGGGCGCCCGCGTCCCTCGCCGGCGTGCCGGTGCGGCTCACCGGCTTCGTGACCCCGCGCAAGTCAGGCGGCTGGCAGGTGACCCGCCTGAAGATGGCCTGCTGCGCCGGGGACGCCATCCCGTTCCCCGTGATCGTCCGCGGCCTGCCGCAGCCCCCCGCCGACGCCTGGGTGCAGGTGGACGGGACATGGCGGCCACCGGCGCCGGGCACGGCCGCGACGGGCGTCCACGAGCTGCACGGCAGCGCGGTACGGCGCGTCGCCAAGCCCCGGAACCCTTACGAGTAG